In Columba livia isolate bColLiv1 breed racing homer chromosome 8, bColLiv1.pat.W.v2, whole genome shotgun sequence, a single genomic region encodes these proteins:
- the DDX59 gene encoding probable ATP-dependent RNA helicase DDX59: protein MFLPRSVKVKRAADDDKSCTAKKNKLSSGGSLLEETTEFQDCKSGRTEASASRCNLNEVVKESTEPVTGDLGVANTTLGKDNQNTDEDSSSEEPIKSFSKSQRWAEPGEPVCVVCGRYGEYICDKTDEDVCSLECKAKHLLQHQEKEKKLKTDQLTKAESQAETHLLNTPYFYKDHSFILGLQDEQIENLKLQLGIAVQGQHVPRPIIEFEHCGFPETLNHNLKNSGYEVPTPIQMQMIPVGLLGRDIVASADTGSGKTAAFLLPVIMKVLKETETPSALILAPTRELAIQIERQAKELMAGLPNMRTVLLVGGLPLPPQLHRLKQSIKVIIATPGRLLEILKQSSVQLHGIKIVVVDEVDTMLKMGFQQQVLDILEDISHDHQTILVSATIPVGIEHLANQLLHNFVRITIGEKNLPCSNVRQIILWVEEPSKKKKLFEILNDKKLFKPPVLVFVDCKLGADLLSDAVHKITGLQCTAMHSEKSQVERTDILQGLLQEKYEVIVSTGVLGRGLDLVNVKLVVNFDMPSSMDEYVHQVGRAGRLGHSGTAITFINNNSKKLFWDVVKRVKPTGTILPPQLLNSPYLHDQKRREQQRLKQLQNSLVTGDNITDIIRKHDKNNYQRLRLGKFVLL, encoded by the exons ATGTTTTTACCAAGATCTGTTAAAGTCAAGAGGGCTGCTGATGATGACAAAAGTTGTACggctaagaaaaataaattgtcttCTGGAGGATCTTTGCTGGAGGAGACCACCGAGTTCCAAGACTGTAAGTCAGGCAGAACGGAAGCTTCTGCTTCAAGATGCAATTTGAATGAAGTTgtaaaagaaagcacagagccTGTAACTGGAGATCTTGGTGTTGCTAACACAACTTTGGGAAAGGACAACCAAAATACTGATGAAGACAGCTCTTCAGAAGAACCCATTAAATCCTTCAGCAAATCTCAGCGTTGGGCAGAACCTGGAGAACCTGTATGTGTTGTGTGTGGTCGTTATGGAGAGTATATCTGTGATAAAACAGATGAAGATGTGTGTAGTTTGGAATGTAAAGCCAAACACCTTCTACAAcatcaagaaaaggaaaaaaagctaaaaactGATCAACTCACAAAAGCAGAATCTCAAGCAGAAACTCACCTGCTTAATACACCTTATTTCTACAAAGATCATTCCTTTATTTTAGGTTTGCAAGATGAGCAGATTGAGAACCTTAAACTGCAGTTAGGTATTGCTGTCCAGGGCCAGCATGTTCCAAGACCAATTATAGAGTTTGAACACTGTGGTTTTCCTGAAACTTTAAACCATAATTTAAAGAATTCTGGCTATGAAGTCCCAACTCCCATCCAAATGCAAATGATCCCTGTTGGACTACTAGGAAGGGATATTGTGGCTAGTGCAGACACCGGCTCGGGAAAAACAGCCGCCTTCCTACTCCCTGTTATTATGAAGGTTTTGAAAGAG ACTGAAACTCCATCTGCCCTTATTTTGGCACCAACAAGGGAGTTAGCAATTCAGATAGAGAGACAAGCCAAAGAACTGATGGCTGGCTTACCGAACATGAGAACAGTTCTCCTAGTGGGAGGTTTGCCACTGCCACCACAGCTCCATCGTCTCAAGCAGAGTATTAAG GTTATAATAGCAACACCTGGAAGACTTCTTGAGATTTTAAAGCAAAGTTCTGTTCAACTGCATGGCATAAAAATTGTAGTGGTGGATGAA GTGGATACCATGTTAAAAATGGGTTTCCAGCAGCAAGTGTTGGATATTTTGGAAGACATCTCTCACGATCATCAAACCATACTGGTGTCAGCTACGATTCCAGTGGGCATCGAACACTTGGCAAATCAACTTCTACACAATTTTGTAAGAATAACAATTGGAGAAAAGAATCTGCCATGTTCCAATGTTCGCCAAATTATCTTGTGGGTGGAAGAAccatctaaaaagaaaaagctgtttgaaaTACTAAAT GATAAAAAACTCTTCAAACCTCCAGTGTTGGTGTTTGTGGACTGTAAACTAGGAGCAGATCTGTTGAGTGATGCTGTTCATAAGATTACAGGATTGCAATGTACAGCTATGCATTCTGAAAAGTCTCAGGTGGAAAGAACAGACATATTACAG GGATTACTTCAAGAGAAATACGAAGTTATAGTAAGTACTGGAGTCCTTGGACGAGGGCTTGACCTTGTCAATGTCAAACTGGTAGTAAATTTTGATATGCCTTCAAGTATGGATGAATATGTACATCAG gttGGAAGAGCAGGAAGGTTGGGTCACAGTggaactgcaattacttttatTAATAACAACAGCAAGAAGCTCTTTTGGGATGTTGTGAAGAGAGTAAAACCAACGGGCACCATTCTTCCCCCACAGCTGCTTAATTCCCCGTATCTTCATGACCAAAAAAGAAGGGAACAACAGAGACTTAAACAATTACAGAATAGCCTTGTAACAGGAGATAATATTACGGACATTATTAGAAAACACgacaaaaataattatcagAG gcTGAGGCTTGGGAAATTCGTGCTGCTGTGA